A genomic stretch from Erigeron canadensis isolate Cc75 chromosome 9, C_canadensis_v1, whole genome shotgun sequence includes:
- the LOC122582938 gene encoding F-box protein At2g27310-like, which translates to MTIPDIHEDIIKTHILTKLDGQTLVSAGCVSSNLHTFCSDEKLWSKICHSNWPSTDHQIVTKAVSNFTAGHRSFFSDTFPSPTSHLTSTVTTSPTTPQIISSVDIKYDNKLIFSKVEVTNTKFSDWFETSPFLIDLLEPKEIVPCGVEVFGNDKLESIEKHVTLSWIMIDPTRNRAVNVSSGKPVLVQRNWLTNDIELTFSKVILHENQHVSCNIQVTCGVNGGNGELHISGVSFMVLDIDGKCLSGKDSMVILQGLMVVSRRISGGEEERVRYDEFIKMRKERNVKKEKKERWLDLACVTSGVAMFMAFWSFALC; encoded by the coding sequence ATGACAATCCCTGATATACATGAAGATataatcaaaacacacataTTAACCAAACTTGATGGCCAAACACTTGTTTCAGCCGGATGTGTGTCATCAAACCTACACACTTTTTGTAGCGACGAAAAACTTTGGTCAAAAATTTGCCATTCCAATTGGCCGTCAACTGACCACCAAATAGTCACTAAAGCCGTCTCAAATTTCACCGCGGGCCACCGTTCTTTCTTCTCAGACACCTTTCCATCACCCACAAGCCACCTCACATCCACCGTGACGACATCACCTACGACCCCACAAATAATTTCTTCAGTAGATATTAAATATGacaataaacttattttttcaaaagttgaggttacaaatacaaaatttagcGACTGGTTTGAAACGTCGCCGTTTCTTATTGATCTTTTAGAACCAAAAGAGATTGTCCCATGTGGTGTTGAGGTTTTTGGGAATGATAAGTTGGAGAGTATTGAAAAACATGTTACTTTGAGTTGGATCATGATTGACCCGACCCGAAACCGGGCGGTTAATGTGTCTAGTGGAAAGCCAGTTTTGGTACAAAGAAATTGGTTGACTAATGATATAGAGTTGACTTTTTCAAAGGTGATTTTACATGAAAATCAGCACGTGAGTTGTAATATACAAGTCACGTGTGGGGTGAATGGAGGAAATGGGGAGTTACACATAAGTGGGGTTAGTTTCATGGTTTTGGATATTGATGGGAAGTGTTTGAGTGGGAAGGATAGTATGGTCATTTTACAAGGGCTTATGGTGGTGTCGAGGCGGATTAGCGGAGGAGAGGAGGAGAGGGTAAGATATGATGAGTTTATTAAAATGAGGAAAGAAAGAAATGtgaagaaggaaaagaaagagagGTGGCTTGATTTGGCTTGTGTTACTAGTGGTGTGGCCATGTTCATGGCATTTTGGTCATTTGCTCTATGTTGA